GTTGCGATCATGTGAACGAGTTTTTTATAATAGAGTTACGATTATAGTTTAAAATGGTGTTGCCCTATGAACCACGACACATGCATCAGACAcggataataatttaagaaaatgacataattcagtgtaatgtGTTGTGTTGGACACCGACACTGAGTCACATCTAATTCGAGGAGTGTTTGTGTTTCATAGTTGTTGCGTGATTATGATGTCAATCATTTTATGACGGTCACAATTATGGTTATAGAAAAAAATAGGAGAGAGTTCTGAAGGTGTTCTCATTACTTGCTTCAAACTTCAAAGttaattttgacaaatttgaaaatttggaatgaaaaaaatttaaatgtaaaaaacagagagaattttgattttacaaCACACTTTGTTAGGTTACTAAGTCCTAAATAATGGcttattttttttcacacaCTGATTTTGCACACATGTAAAAACAAGTTCATATTATCTGTTTTCTTTGATATTCAATTCAGATTCTGTTTCCCTTTGTTGGAGAATCTTGATACCTTGATACCTTCCTAACATCAAAAGTGTAGCCATAGGATTAGTACCTGGTGACTCAGAAAAAGTTGAGCCATCCAATACCTTTAATCCCTTTATACCATGAACTTTGTAGTCTTTATCAAGCACTGTTCCAACATTGCAACCACCATGATAGTGATAGATAGTTCTTACATTTTTCTTGCAAAACTTTCTAAGGTCAAACTCAGTAGATACCAATTTGCTTTGCTGTGATTCACCAAGGAAAAATGCAATAGATTTGGACCTTGCAATTTTATTGAGTAATTTTGTCATCTTAATACATTCTTGCATATCATTTTCATTCTCTAGATAGTTGAATTTCACTGTAGGGTTAAGCCTTGGATCAGTGTTGTTCAGTTCAAGGTACCCTTTTGAAAGAGGCATTGCTATCTTTGCAGCAATGTTAACCCTTGATTCATTGATGCTTAGTGGAAGTATTGATGCTTCAACTATGATTTTCAAGTCTTCTGTTATGCCTGCAATTTGTGGTGGATCAGGAAGTCTATTTTCTGGTTTAGAATCAACTAAGATTGCTATGCAAGGGTTGTCTTGCATTCCTTGACCAACCTGTTTCATTTCATGAACTAGTggaatgttgaattttttcaattGTTCTTTTGGTCCAATGCCACTTAGAAGCAAAAGTTGAGGGCTACCTAATGCACCTGCTGATAATATGACATCACCTCTTGAAGTTGAATGGTTTGGTTTCTTGATGAAGGCTTCATATGTTTCATCTAAACTTCCATTGCTCTTGATGAACTTGATACCCTTAGCTCTTGTTTCATTCTTGTCACCTGAGTCGTCAAATTTCAAGAATCAGTACTCAAAATTGTAAACTGAAAAATTCTATTGCTACTTATTCTAGGTTTTAAATCACAGTTATGTTTTAGTCATGGTATCTCATAATGTGGCGACAATTGCAATTGCAGTGCAATTAAATGGATATAAAGAAATCTTGAATTGCGATCCTAAACCGTTTTTTAAATCTTCAACTTATAGTTGCAATGTTTAAATTACGACTGCATTGCACTTGTGACAGGACCCTCTAAATTGTACGGTCATCGACAAATGCATTGCATTCGTGACAAGATTGTTGAAGTTGTGCAAGGTGAATGCCACAATTATGGCAGCGATAGCATTGCATTCACGCCGGGATATCTGAAATTGCATTTGCAACGGGACCCTTTAAATTGCCATGATCGCAATTGTGTCAGAACCCTTTAAATTGTGGAAGATGATGCGACAATCAGGTTACAATCACACTCCATTCACGACAAGATCCTTGAAACTATGGGAGATGAATGCCACAATTACAGTTGCGGTGCAGCCACAGAGACATAAAAAATTCGTCACAAAATAGTTCTGAAAACCTTGCACTTATTACATATAGTTTCAAAAAaagtctttattttttcttcttaccATTGTAATGAAAGATGATTTTCTTCACTGTGGCATTCACAAGAACTGTGAGATTCTTTGGATTTCCAGCCTCAAGAAGATCAGCTGAGGTATGTCTCTTTCCAAATCCATCAAACACACTCCCAGAAATCTTGGTTCCCCTGATATGTTCCAAACTATAACCATTATAGGGCAGAATCCCCGTTTCGAGAAGACTAAATTCAGCAACAGATTGCCATGGTGTGAGAAAAAAGGGAGGAAAAACAACTTTTGATTCCACCCATTCATAAGCTTCTTTAACAAGTTTCTTATCCCAACCAACTttatcaacaaattcatcacttGCTCTACTATAAAATCCACCATTTATAGCTGATGAGCCACCAAGAACTCTTCCTCTCACATTGCTAACACCTTCTTCTGAAGTGAATCTTTGTGCTACTGACATATGATTATTGTCTTTTTGAATCAGTGGAAAACCATAGTATCTTCTATCAATCACTAAGGGATTTCCATATGGTGAACCACCTCTTTCTATTAGTAGCACAGAAAATTTCTCTGATAGAGTAGCTGCCAAAGGACAACCACATGTACCTCCTCCAACTATAATGTAGTCATATGATTTCCCTGCTACTTCCTTAACATCTGAAGTCATATGCCATTGTCTCTTACCTACATTgtagaaataaaattgaaagtttAAACCTTATTTCAAGCTTAAAAGAAAGCAAACATCTACGAAGCGTAACTTAAGTGGTTCGACCAAGACAATAGAAGGAGTTTGAAAAGAAGGCTATGAAACATCGATACAGATATAGACACCAAAATGACACTGACATTGATACATAGACATCGATAACATAAAAAACTGAAAGCAATTGAACGCAACTAAATGTGTCTGTGTCGTGTTGGTTTTGGACACTGATATGTATCGGACATGTACACACGATCAATTCAAAGTATCGATGCTACATAAGGAGGTCCAGAATTCAAACCCTTACTAACATAACAAACAAACTACTAAGTGCTAACATTTTctatagaaaaagaagaaacgaAGCATAATGAGCTTTATAGGCATACCTTGAGGTTCTGAAGGGAAAGAGAAACCACAATTTGCAAGTActattaacaacaaaaatacaacaatgAGAGGCTTATGAAAATGTTTGATTTGTGGAAGTTCCATATCTAGTATTACAATTAGTTAATGCATTTGATTTGTGAATAGAGGAAAGGATGATTTTATTTGCTAATGTGGGCTATGATAATTATTAGCATAACCCTTTTTATATCCTAGCTGGTGAGACTATATGATTAAAGTTTCCATCATTAGGTATATAGAAAATGCGCATGGTTTTAAGAATCATTCATTGTTCTTTTGTTGGAGACAACCACTGTCAGTTAAAGGGTATGATGTTTTCTTCTAACCTTGAATTTCATAGGTGGTTGTgattaaattaatgttttgatTCTGAAGTTCGAGTCTTAATGATTCCACCAAATTAGTATAACCTAAGTTTTTAACCTTCAAAGTTTCTCTATCTTGGTAGGTTCAATGataaatttgatatttgataAGATTCAAATATGGTCtaaagtttttattattttacaaattgaTCATCCAAGTCATAAAATATCTATATTATTACCCTATTTTCATCAAACTCGGTTAAAAAGTGTCTACGTGGATCTTTAATATTAAGTTGATATGTTAAATTTTAACGATCTCAAAACTATAAGTTATATGtgtattattcaaaaacaagaagaagaaaaaaaaacgtgtgctgataatcatgtttgatgtcataaatatttttgaatttacTATTTCAATATTAAATGATCCATAAACACGGATGTTGGTTGAAAAAAGGTAGCAATGtaaatattatatgatttaaaagactaatttgtaaaaaaaaactcaaaactcaatttgtaacaaaaaagacttaaaagattaattttttattagcaTCAAAACCTAAAGTATGTTGGAGGTATTTGacttaaaaaaagtgaaaatcattACAATGTATGTGCCATGGTCAACATGCTATTGGCATAATGAC
Above is a genomic segment from Medicago truncatula cultivar Jemalong A17 chromosome 5, MtrunA17r5.0-ANR, whole genome shotgun sequence containing:
- the LOC11417572 gene encoding protein HOTHEAD is translated as MELPQIKHFHKPLIVVFLLLIVLANCGFSFPSEPQGKRQWHMTSDVKEVAGKSYDYIIVGGGTCGCPLAATLSEKFSVLLIERGGSPYGNPLVIDRRYYGFPLIQKDNNHMSVAQRFTSEEGVSNVRGRVLGGSSAINGGFYSRASDEFVDKVGWDKKLVKEAYEWVESKVVFPPFFLTPWQSVAEFSLLETGILPYNGYSLEHIRGTKISGSVFDGFGKRHTSADLLEAGNPKNLTVLVNATVKKIIFHYNGDKNETRAKGIKFIKSNGSLDETYEAFIKKPNHSTSRGDVILSAGALGSPQLLLLSGIGPKEQLKKFNIPLVHEMKQVGQGMQDNPCIAILVDSKPENRLPDPPQIAGITEDLKIIVEASILPLSINESRVNIAAKIAMPLSKGYLELNNTDPRLNPTVKFNYLENENDMQECIKMTKLLNKIARSKSIAFFLGESQQSKLVSTEFDLRKFCKKNVRTIYHYHGGCNVGTVLDKDYKVHGIKGLKVLDGSTFSESPGTNPMATLLMLGRYQGIKILQQRETESELNIKENR